From a region of the Lactuca sativa cultivar Salinas chromosome 4, Lsat_Salinas_v11, whole genome shotgun sequence genome:
- the LOC111906828 gene encoding uncharacterized protein LOC111906828, with amino-acid sequence MAIVLRYVDSLGFVKERFIGLVHVKDTSSLTLKNAINEIRGQGYDGASNMRGEFNDLKALILQENDTAFYVHCFAHQLQLVVVAVAKKHDGVSDFFEQISLVVNVVCASCKRKDLLREQARERVQKGLCSGELETERGLNQETTLVRAGETRWGSHFNTLTSLMKLFADVLVVLDFVKEEGGSLANGQQASEILAYFKSYEFIFYLHMMYDILHLTGTLSKQLQRKDLDILEAVSMVRGTMEAF; translated from the exons ATGGCTATTGTTTTGCGTTATGTCGATAGTCTTGGCTTTGTGAAAGAAAGATTCATAGGATTAGTGCATGTGAAGGATACATCTTCTTTGACACTCAAAAACGCCATAAATGAA atAAGAGGACAAGGTTACGATGGGGCTAGCAATATGCGGGGGGAATTCAATGATTTGAAAGCTTTGATATTACAAGAGAATGACACGGCTTTTTATGTACATTGCTTTGCACACCAACTTCAATTAGTAGTTGTGGCTGTAGCAAAGAAGCATGATGGTGTTAGTGACTTTTTTGAGCAAATTTCGTTGGTGGTTAATGTTGTTTGTGCCTCGTGTAAAAGAAAAGACTTACTACGAGAGCAAGCAAGAGAAAGGGTGCAAAAAGGCTTGTGTAGTGGTGAACTTGAAACCGAAAGAGGGTTAAATCAAGAGACAACACTTGTTCGAGCGGGAGAAACAAGATGGGGTTCACATTTCAATACACTCACAAGCTTGATGAAGTTGTTTGCGGATGTTCTTGTAGTTTTAGATTTTGTGAAAGAGGAGGGAGGATCATTGGCAAACGGTCAACAAGCATCTGAAATCTTAGCATATTTTAAATCATATGAGTTCATCTTTTACTTACATATGATGTATGACATTTTACACCTCACGGGTACATTGTCAAAGCAACTTCAAAGAAAAGATCTAGACATTTTAGAAGCGGTTTCGATGGTTAGAGGGACAATGGAGGCATTCTAA